A section of the Bacillus sp. HSf4 genome encodes:
- the nhaC gene encoding Na+/H+ antiporter NhaC, giving the protein MKNTRLPSMLEIICVLGAFLAIVCSFTVKFDLPIQLALFISWFLVILLGFRLGHRYEDLQKSITTGISNGLEAILILIAVGALIGTWIAGGVVPTLIYYGLEFIHPSIFLLATLIICSITSVATGTSWGTVGTAGIAMMAIGEGLGLPLPLVAGAVLSGAYFGDKLSPLSDSTVLASSLSKVEVIRHVRAMLFLSIPAYIITAVLFTITGFIYGTKNVDLAKVEYLKASLQNTFDIHIWMLIPAIVVIVLLAMKKPSVPTIAIGALLGAIWAAVFQDMNFSAAIGTAYSGFSIDTGIDFLDKLLNRGGIEGMLGSVVVIILGLGFGGLLEHLGVLQVIVSKFQKKLTSAGNVTFSTIIVAFLANVFGCAMYVSLILTPKIMEKSYDKLHIDRRVLSRNAEVGGTMTSGMVPWSDNGIYMAGILGVSTFSYLPFMWLSFVSIGLAILYGYTGKFIWYTDKKDSPAG; this is encoded by the coding sequence ATGAAAAATACACGGTTGCCGTCTATGCTGGAAATTATTTGTGTATTAGGCGCGTTTTTAGCCATAGTATGTTCGTTTACAGTTAAGTTTGATTTGCCTATTCAGCTGGCATTATTCATTTCATGGTTTTTAGTGATTTTGCTCGGATTTCGCCTCGGGCACCGTTATGAGGATTTGCAAAAATCGATTACAACCGGGATATCCAATGGACTTGAAGCGATACTCATCCTGATAGCCGTCGGCGCTCTGATCGGCACATGGATAGCCGGAGGGGTTGTGCCGACGTTGATTTATTACGGACTTGAATTTATCCACCCGAGCATTTTCCTGCTCGCCACGCTCATCATTTGTTCGATTACGTCTGTTGCAACAGGGACATCCTGGGGAACCGTCGGTACGGCCGGAATCGCCATGATGGCGATCGGGGAAGGACTGGGACTGCCGCTTCCGCTTGTTGCCGGCGCTGTTTTGTCCGGCGCTTATTTTGGAGATAAATTATCGCCTCTTTCCGACAGCACAGTGCTTGCTTCGTCTTTATCAAAGGTCGAGGTCATCAGACATGTCAGAGCGATGCTGTTTTTATCCATTCCCGCCTATATCATCACGGCGGTGCTGTTTACGATTACCGGATTTATTTACGGAACGAAAAATGTCGACTTGGCTAAAGTAGAATATTTGAAAGCATCACTGCAGAACACATTTGATATTCACATTTGGATGCTCATTCCGGCCATCGTTGTCATTGTTCTATTGGCGATGAAAAAGCCGTCGGTGCCGACGATTGCGATCGGTGCTCTATTAGGCGCCATCTGGGCCGCGGTATTCCAAGACATGAATTTTTCCGCTGCGATCGGCACAGCTTACAGCGGGTTTTCAATCGATACCGGCATCGACTTTTTGGACAAGCTTTTAAACCGCGGCGGAATCGAAGGGATGCTCGGCTCTGTCGTTGTCATTATTCTTGGACTCGGTTTTGGCGGTTTGCTTGAACATTTAGGCGTTTTACAAGTGATTGTGTCGAAGTTCCAGAAAAAGCTGACATCAGCCGGAAATGTGACATTTTCAACGATCATTGTCGCTTTCCTGGCAAATGTATTTGGCTGTGCGATGTACGTTTCCCTCATCTTGACACCGAAAATCATGGAAAAAAGTTATGACAAGCTGCATATCGACCGCAGGGTGCTGTCAAGAAACGCGGAGGTCGGGGGGACCATGACATCGGGAATGGTGCCGTGGTCAGATAACGGAATTTATATGGCCGGGATTCTCGGCGTATCGACGTTCTCCTATCTGCCGTTTATGTGGCTGAGCTTCGTTTCCATCGGACTTGCGATTCTGTACGGCTATACAGGGAAATTCATTTGGTATACGGACAAAAAAGATTCACCTGCGGGGTAG
- a CDS encoding polysaccharide deacetylase family protein: protein MLFMLTGALYGCSSHEAKGEEKAISKAAQQAPERSEKDSQQNPASIDTADWIKVDGPARIPILMYHSISSGNSLRVPETEFRGHMKWLKDNGYYTLTPEEAYIVLTQDKMPSEKCVLITFDDGYTDNFEKAYPILKEYEMKATVFMIGKSIGRKNHLTEAQMKEMAGHGIAIESHTINHVELNGLAPEQQLSEMTRSKTLFDGMLKQNTIMLSYPVGRYNAETLKQAEKAGYQMAVTTEPGAARRDQGMYALHRVRIAPGMSPEAFGRMIEHSRQ, encoded by the coding sequence ATGTTGTTTATGTTGACGGGAGCGCTTTACGGGTGTTCCAGCCATGAAGCAAAAGGGGAAGAAAAGGCAATATCAAAAGCGGCGCAGCAGGCGCCGGAGCGATCTGAAAAGGATTCTCAGCAAAACCCAGCGTCCATTGATACAGCCGATTGGATCAAAGTAGACGGACCGGCCCGCATTCCGATTCTCATGTATCACAGCATCTCATCGGGAAACAGCCTGCGGGTGCCGGAGACGGAATTTCGCGGACATATGAAATGGCTCAAGGATAACGGCTATTACACGCTGACGCCCGAAGAAGCCTATATTGTCTTAACACAGGATAAAATGCCGAGTGAAAAATGCGTGCTGATTACGTTCGACGACGGCTATACAGATAACTTTGAAAAAGCATACCCGATTCTAAAAGAATATGAGATGAAGGCGACGGTTTTTATGATCGGCAAATCGATCGGCAGAAAGAATCATTTGACCGAAGCCCAAATGAAAGAAATGGCCGGGCACGGTATTGCCATCGAAAGCCACACGATCAATCATGTCGAACTGAACGGACTGGCGCCGGAGCAGCAGCTGAGCGAAATGACGCGTTCCAAAACATTGTTTGACGGTATGCTCAAGCAAAACACAATTATGCTGAGTTATCCGGTCGGCCGCTATAACGCCGAGACGCTCAAACAGGCTGAAAAAGCGGGCTATCAAATGGCGGTGACGACAGAGCCGGGTGCGGCTCGAAGGGATCAGGGGATGTATGCGCTGCACAGGGTCCGCATCGCGCCGGGCATGTCGCCGGAAGCGTTTGGAAGAATGATAGAACACAGCAGACAATAG
- a CDS encoding PilZ domain-containing protein, producing the protein MKTEKSPESFKRKYVREAFQGMGTLLYPAASEQNPHQIVIKDISVSGCQIEADVPLEIDGNVLISIDEKHPEERLALVCWTKKKRKRYTAGLKFLG; encoded by the coding sequence ATGAAAACGGAAAAGAGCCCGGAATCATTCAAAAGAAAGTATGTCCGCGAAGCTTTTCAAGGAATGGGGACGCTCCTTTATCCCGCGGCCTCAGAGCAAAATCCGCATCAAATTGTGATCAAGGATATCAGTGTGTCAGGCTGTCAAATCGAAGCCGACGTCCCGCTTGAAATCGACGGGAATGTTTTGATTTCAATTGATGAGAAGCATCCGGAGGAAAGACTGGCGCTCGTTTGCTGGACAAAAAAGAAGCGAAAGCGATATACGGCGGGATTGAAATTTCTCGGGTGA
- a CDS encoding asparaginase, translating to MKKLLLLTTGGTIASVEGENGLAPGVKAEELLSYLSDDYSNYTIDCQSLMDIDSTNMQPEHWVQMAEAVYENYSRYDGFVITHGTDTMAYTSAALSYMLQNVDKPVVITGSQVPITFKKTDAKKNIKDAVRFACDGIGGVYVVFDGRVILGTRAIKLRTKSYDAFESINYPYIAFIHDKEIEYNKRAPEAKPGTLKIDTSLNTDVCLLKLHPGLKPEFLDCLKDSYKGIVIESYGSGGIPFEKRNILEKVNELIDSGIVVAITTQCLEEGEDMSIYEVGRKVNQDAIIRSRNMNTEAIVPKLMWALGQTGDPGEVKKIMETPISDDIII from the coding sequence ATGAAAAAGTTACTGCTCTTGACCACCGGCGGGACCATTGCTTCAGTAGAAGGAGAAAATGGACTGGCACCGGGGGTTAAAGCGGAAGAGCTTCTCAGCTATTTATCTGATGACTACTCAAATTATACGATAGATTGCCAATCTTTAATGGATATAGACAGTACAAATATGCAGCCTGAACACTGGGTGCAAATGGCGGAAGCGGTTTATGAAAATTACAGCCGCTATGACGGGTTTGTGATCACCCATGGCACAGATACGATGGCCTATACATCGGCAGCGCTTTCATACATGCTGCAGAATGTTGACAAGCCTGTTGTGATTACGGGTTCCCAGGTTCCGATTACATTTAAGAAGACGGACGCAAAGAAAAATATTAAAGACGCGGTCCGCTTTGCCTGCGACGGGATCGGCGGAGTGTACGTCGTCTTTGATGGACGTGTCATTTTGGGAACGAGAGCGATCAAATTGAGAACGAAAAGCTATGATGCTTTTGAAAGTATCAACTATCCTTATATCGCTTTCATCCATGACAAGGAAATCGAGTACAACAAGCGGGCGCCTGAGGCAAAGCCTGGCACATTGAAGATTGATACTTCCTTAAATACTGATGTGTGTCTTTTAAAATTGCACCCCGGCTTAAAGCCCGAGTTTTTGGATTGTCTGAAAGATTCATATAAAGGTATTGTGATTGAAAGCTACGGCAGCGGCGGTATTCCATTTGAAAAAAGAAACATTCTGGAAAAAGTGAACGAGCTGATCGATTCCGGAATCGTCGTCGCCATTACGACGCAATGCCTTGAAGAAGGAGAAGATATGAGCATTTACGAGGTTGGCCGAAAGGTAAACCAGGATGCCATTATCCGTTCAAGAAACATGAACACCGAAGCAATCGTGCCGAAACTCATGTGGGCCTTAGGGCAAACCGGGGATCCCGGTGAAGTGAAGAAAATCATGGAGACACCGATTTCAGACGATATCATCATTTAA
- a CDS encoding lactonase family protein: MPKYRGYIGTYTKADSEGIYTFELDTENKALTTPKLAAKLGSPTYLNIAKDNEMLYAVAKDGDKGGVAAYRIDGSTGELTFINGQTEEGPSPCHVSVDQDNRYVLSANYHSGTIISYPLNENRGLLAPSSEVHHEGSGPHERQEKAHTHYSGFTPDQKYAVAVDLGTDLIITYQLKEGRLEEVKKHAAAPGSGPRHIEFHPQEKYAYVLTELSNEVIVLEYNPDLGEFREIQVISALPEGFDGASQGGAIHVTKDGKFVYASNRGHDSVAVFSVNEHSGELTLVEHVSTEGEWPRDFALDPSEQFLIAANQETGTLTLFARDEKTGRLTLLQSNVPAPEAVCVKFLYV, from the coding sequence ATGCCGAAGTACAGAGGTTATATCGGAACGTATACAAAAGCAGACAGCGAAGGGATTTATACATTCGAGCTTGATACGGAGAACAAAGCGTTAACGACGCCGAAGCTCGCTGCAAAGTTAGGCAGTCCGACATATTTGAATATCGCCAAAGACAATGAAATGCTGTATGCGGTTGCGAAAGACGGAGACAAGGGCGGAGTTGCCGCGTATCGGATTGATGGCTCCACCGGTGAGCTGACCTTCATCAACGGGCAAACGGAAGAAGGGCCGTCACCTTGTCATGTCAGTGTCGATCAGGACAATCGCTATGTTCTTTCCGCCAATTACCACAGCGGGACGATCATCTCTTATCCTTTAAATGAGAACCGCGGTCTGCTTGCACCTTCATCAGAGGTGCATCATGAGGGATCAGGACCGCATGAGAGACAGGAAAAAGCACACACCCATTATTCCGGATTTACGCCTGATCAGAAATATGCAGTGGCGGTCGATCTCGGAACGGACCTTATCATCACGTATCAATTGAAAGAGGGCCGGCTTGAAGAAGTGAAAAAACACGCTGCTGCACCGGGCTCAGGGCCGAGACATATCGAGTTCCACCCGCAGGAAAAGTATGCATATGTATTAACGGAGCTGAGCAATGAAGTCATCGTGTTGGAATACAACCCTGATTTGGGTGAATTCAGGGAGATTCAAGTGATTTCGGCATTGCCGGAAGGCTTTGACGGTGCGAGCCAGGGCGGCGCCATCCACGTCACAAAGGACGGCAAATTTGTATACGCTTCAAATCGCGGACACGACAGTGTTGCCGTCTTCAGCGTCAACGAACATTCGGGCGAGCTTACCCTTGTTGAACACGTCTCAACTGAAGGGGAATGGCCGCGGGACTTTGCGCTTGATCCATCCGAACAGTTTTTGATCGCTGCCAATCAGGAAACAGGAACACTGACATTGTTTGCAAGAGATGAAAAAACGGGGAGACTGACGCTTTTGCAATCTAATGTCCCGGCTCCGGAAGCGGTTTGTGTAAAATTTTTATATGTCTAG
- a CDS encoding helix-turn-helix transcriptional regulator, which yields MNLDRLTTLRKSKKWSLQYTADLLGIAKSTYAGYESGYRRPSLEALIEIADLFNTSTDYLLGRVDDPRNGKDKSDAIELTEWGKHKLAIDGTLLSEEDIKQMAAFIKVKKQFDSNSKS from the coding sequence ATGAATTTAGATCGATTAACAACACTGAGAAAAAGTAAAAAATGGTCATTGCAATATACTGCCGACCTTCTCGGGATTGCAAAAAGCACTTATGCGGGCTATGAATCAGGCTATCGCCGCCCTTCTTTAGAGGCGCTGATCGAAATCGCTGATTTATTCAACACCTCAACCGATTATTTGCTTGGCAGAGTTGACGATCCGCGGAATGGGAAGGATAAAAGTGATGCCATTGAGTTGACCGAATGGGGCAAGCACAAGCTTGCGATCGACGGGACGCTTCTTTCTGAAGAAGACATCAAACAGATGGCGGCGTTTATCAAGGTTAAAAAACAATTTGACAGCAATTCTAAAAGTTAA
- a CDS encoding PLP-dependent aminotransferase family protein — MMIELTPLLDKTVRTPLYIQLYQYIKKEIEEGGIPPGTVLPSIRYLSRHLHISKNTVESAYQQLTAEGYTESRPRSGIKVLPLEKPLFPTRRFTYPVRQKREEEPSVQYDFQYGDIDLDHFPLKTWKKCLQDAMNSESPDLFLYGDRQGDKGLRAELAKHLFQARGVRCSSEQIVVCSGTQSAVSLLCQLLSSNGRMVAVENPGYDGVRSVFLNHGYATHPIGLEADGIDLSQLKKSRAKLAYITPSHQFPYGMVLPIQKRLRLLKWADQNDAYIIEDDYDSEFRYRGQPIPSLKALDTKDHVIYLGTFSKCFLPAARLSYIVLPQKLTERFRERLGRYSQSSSPMIQKAMYLFMKEGFFERHIRKMKKVYQEKHQTLISAIEKHFGNEVNIIGEKAGLHILMEIRRDIKDLIGKAEKHDVKVYPVSDFWIDPRESPSSIVMAGFGGLSEQDIEEGIERLYQAWFA; from the coding sequence ATGATGATAGAATTAACGCCTTTACTAGACAAAACAGTGAGGACACCGCTTTATATTCAGCTCTATCAATATATTAAAAAGGAGATTGAAGAGGGCGGGATCCCTCCCGGCACGGTTCTGCCGTCTATCCGCTATTTATCCCGGCATTTACATATCAGCAAAAATACCGTTGAGAGCGCCTATCAGCAGCTGACTGCAGAAGGGTATACAGAGAGCAGGCCAAGAAGCGGCATCAAAGTGCTCCCGCTGGAAAAACCGCTTTTTCCGACTCGCCGCTTTACATATCCTGTACGGCAAAAACGCGAGGAAGAACCTTCTGTGCAATATGATTTTCAGTATGGCGATATCGATTTGGACCATTTTCCGCTCAAAACATGGAAGAAGTGTCTGCAAGATGCGATGAACAGTGAGAGTCCGGATTTGTTTCTGTACGGTGATCGTCAAGGCGACAAAGGTCTCCGGGCAGAATTGGCCAAGCATTTATTTCAAGCAAGAGGCGTCCGCTGTTCCTCTGAGCAAATCGTGGTCTGTTCAGGGACGCAGTCCGCGGTCAGCCTGCTTTGTCAGCTGCTCTCCTCCAACGGGCGGATGGTTGCGGTTGAAAATCCCGGGTATGACGGTGTCCGCTCCGTTTTTCTGAACCATGGATACGCCACCCATCCAATCGGGCTTGAAGCGGATGGAATCGATTTGTCGCAGCTCAAGAAGAGCAGGGCGAAGCTCGCCTACATTACGCCATCCCATCAGTTTCCATATGGGATGGTGCTGCCGATTCAAAAACGATTGAGATTGCTGAAGTGGGCTGACCAAAATGATGCCTACATTATTGAAGATGACTATGACAGTGAATTTCGCTATCGGGGTCAGCCTATTCCATCTTTAAAAGCGCTTGATACAAAAGATCATGTCATTTATCTAGGGACATTTTCCAAATGCTTTTTACCGGCGGCCAGATTAAGTTATATCGTTCTGCCGCAGAAGCTGACAGAGCGATTCCGCGAAAGATTAGGCCGCTACAGTCAATCTTCCTCACCGATGATTCAAAAAGCGATGTATTTGTTTATGAAAGAAGGGTTTTTTGAAAGGCACATTCGCAAAATGAAAAAAGTGTACCAGGAGAAGCATCAAACATTGATTTCAGCGATCGAAAAGCATTTCGGCAATGAGGTCAACATCATCGGAGAAAAAGCGGGACTCCATATTTTAATGGAAATCAGACGGGATATAAAGGACCTCATTGGTAAAGCGGAAAAGCATGATGTAAAAGTTTATCCCGTCTCAGACTTTTGGATCGATCCACGTGAGAGCCCCTCTTCCATCGTGATGGCGGGATTTGGAGGACTTTCTGAACAAGACATCGAGGAAGGGATCGAGAGACTCTATCAGGCATGGTTTGCGTGA
- a CDS encoding pyridoxamine 5'-phosphate oxidase family protein yields MHHSIRQQQRACTDSEKIGRFLSEAQTGYLGLAAQGTPYVIPLNFVWKNGQIYFHGASEGRKIEMLHENPNVCFTVSEQYGTMVHPVPAKTDTAYMSVILFGTASIITDLDEATSAMQTLLDKYVPGYYSSSLQKVHVEKYRSSLGSKTVVFKIAPDTITAKENALKQNMTFEQGRTVKEDR; encoded by the coding sequence ATGCACCATTCCATCCGCCAGCAGCAGCGGGCCTGCACAGATTCAGAAAAAATCGGCCGGTTTTTAAGCGAAGCCCAAACCGGATACCTCGGCTTGGCCGCTCAAGGGACACCCTATGTCATCCCTTTGAACTTCGTTTGGAAAAACGGACAGATTTACTTTCACGGAGCATCAGAAGGGCGAAAGATTGAGATGCTGCACGAAAATCCAAACGTATGCTTCACGGTCAGTGAACAATATGGAACAATGGTTCACCCGGTTCCCGCAAAAACAGATACCGCATATATGAGCGTCATACTTTTTGGCACAGCGTCAATCATCACTGATTTAGATGAAGCAACATCTGCCATGCAGACTCTTCTTGACAAATATGTACCGGGATACTACAGTTCTTCGCTGCAAAAAGTCCATGTAGAAAAGTACCGGTCGTCTCTAGGCAGCAAAACCGTTGTTTTCAAAATCGCGCCGGATACGATCACCGCAAAAGAAAACGCGCTGAAGCAAAACATGACATTTGAACAGGGGCGGACCGTAAAAGAAGATCGATGA
- a CDS encoding malic enzyme-like NAD(P)-binding protein yields the protein MNGNNIIRNLMLEIPSAPGNLGKVTTAIGLAGGDIGEVETIKVGPNYTMRNITVQVEHEEQLTEILDVIRNLKEGIHLHTVSDDVLAAHEGGKIGMKSKMPIHSLADLRRVYTPGVANVCELIKEEPQKANIYTGIGNSVAIVTDGTAILGLGDIGPVAGMPVMEGKAALFDQLAGISGVPILLDTKDPDDIVRTVQNISPGFSGILLEDIGSPHCFEIEERLKNNLNIPVMHDDQHGTAVVTLAAAISAAKSAGVDLKQAHVGQIGLGAAGVAICRMFMAYGVKRVVGTDKSLEAMARLENYGGHAAESIEELMESCDIVIATTGVPGLIKKQWVREGQVILALSNPKPEIEPEDALEAGAAYAADGRSVNNVLGFPGIFRGVLNAGAESISHPMLVAAAEAIASCTKQGDLVPDPLNPDVHEIVAEAVERVALSAMGKMNE from the coding sequence ATGAATGGCAATAACATTATTCGGAATTTGATGCTGGAGATCCCTTCGGCACCCGGAAACCTTGGAAAGGTGACAACGGCCATCGGCCTTGCCGGCGGCGATATTGGAGAAGTTGAAACGATCAAGGTCGGGCCGAATTATACGATGCGCAACATCACCGTTCAGGTTGAGCATGAAGAGCAGCTGACGGAGATTCTTGACGTAATTCGCAATTTAAAAGAAGGCATCCATCTTCATACCGTTTCAGATGATGTCCTTGCCGCACACGAAGGCGGGAAAATCGGCATGAAGAGCAAGATGCCGATTCACTCATTGGCGGACTTGAGAAGGGTCTACACTCCAGGGGTGGCAAACGTCTGCGAGCTTATAAAGGAAGAGCCGCAAAAAGCAAACATCTATACAGGAATCGGCAATTCGGTGGCGATCGTGACGGACGGAACGGCCATCCTCGGCCTCGGCGATATCGGCCCGGTTGCCGGAATGCCTGTTATGGAAGGGAAAGCCGCTCTATTTGACCAGCTGGCGGGCATTAGCGGTGTACCGATTTTGCTCGATACGAAAGATCCTGACGACATTGTGCGGACAGTTCAAAACATTTCGCCCGGATTTAGCGGGATTCTCCTTGAAGACATCGGTTCTCCGCATTGTTTTGAAATCGAAGAGCGCTTGAAAAACAATTTGAACATCCCGGTGATGCATGACGACCAGCACGGCACCGCTGTGGTCACGCTGGCGGCGGCGATTTCAGCCGCTAAAAGCGCCGGCGTCGACTTAAAGCAGGCGCATGTCGGCCAAATCGGGCTCGGAGCAGCTGGGGTTGCCATCTGTCGGATGTTCATGGCTTACGGTGTCAAACGGGTTGTCGGAACGGATAAATCATTGGAAGCGATGGCCCGTTTGGAAAATTACGGGGGACACGCGGCTGAAAGCATTGAAGAGCTGATGGAAAGCTGTGACATCGTCATCGCCACTACCGGTGTTCCAGGTTTGATCAAGAAACAATGGGTTCGTGAAGGCCAGGTGATTTTGGCTCTTTCCAATCCGAAACCGGAGATTGAGCCTGAAGATGCGCTTGAGGCGGGTGCAGCCTACGCCGCTGACGGCCGGTCCGTCAACAATGTCCTTGGATTCCCGGGCATTTTCAGAGGCGTGTTGAACGCAGGGGCGGAATCGATCAGCCATCCGATGCTGGTCGCAGCAGCAGAGGCGATTGCATCCTGTACAAAACAAGGCGACCTTGTGCCAGATCCGCTGAATCCCGACGTTCATGAAATCGTCGCTGAAGCGGTGGAGAGAGTCGCGCTTTCTGCGATGGGAAAAATGAATGAATAA
- the aspA gene encoding aspartate ammonia-lyase, translating into MKAEMTYRTEKDFLGEKSIPADVYYGIQTLRAAENFPITGYKIHEEMIKALAVVKKAAALANMETKRLYKGLGEAIVQAADEIIDGKLHDQFIVDPIQGGAGTSMNMNANEVIGNRALELLGHGKGEYIHLSPNTHVNMSQSTNDVFPTAIHISTLKLLEKLLDTMDYMLDAFKKKARDFDHVIKMGRTHLQDAVPIRLGQEFEAYCRVIERDIKRIKQSRQHLYEVNMGATAVGTGLNADPRYIEHVVKYLADISGLPLVGADHLVDATQNTDAYTEVSAALKVCMMNMSKIANDLRLMASGPRAGLAEISLPARQPGSSIMPGKVNPVMAELINQIAFQVIGNDHTICLASEAGQLELNVMEPVLVFNLLQSISIMNNGFRSFTDHCVTGIEANEKRLKAYVEKSAGVITAVNPHLGYEAAARIAREAILTGQSVRDLCLQNDVLTEEELDLILNPFEMTKPGIAGAELLNRD; encoded by the coding sequence ATGAAAGCTGAAATGACATACCGGACGGAAAAAGATTTTCTCGGAGAAAAAAGCATTCCGGCCGATGTCTACTACGGTATTCAAACATTGCGGGCAGCGGAGAATTTCCCGATCACAGGCTACAAAATTCACGAAGAAATGATCAAAGCATTGGCTGTTGTGAAAAAAGCGGCCGCGCTCGCGAACATGGAAACAAAGCGCCTTTATAAAGGCCTCGGTGAAGCGATTGTTCAAGCGGCAGACGAGATTATCGACGGCAAGCTGCATGATCAATTTATCGTCGACCCAATCCAGGGCGGCGCCGGAACTTCAATGAACATGAATGCGAATGAAGTCATCGGCAACCGCGCGCTTGAACTGCTCGGCCACGGGAAAGGGGAATATATTCACTTAAGTCCGAATACGCACGTCAACATGTCGCAATCGACAAACGACGTATTCCCGACGGCCATTCACATTTCGACGCTCAAGCTTCTGGAAAAGCTGCTCGATACGATGGATTACATGCTTGACGCCTTTAAGAAAAAAGCGCGCGACTTTGACCATGTCATCAAAATGGGGCGCACCCATCTCCAAGATGCGGTTCCGATTCGCCTCGGCCAGGAATTCGAAGCGTACTGCCGCGTGATCGAACGCGACATCAAGCGGATTAAACAGTCGCGCCAGCATCTGTACGAGGTTAATATGGGCGCTACCGCAGTGGGAACCGGGCTGAATGCAGATCCCCGCTATATTGAACATGTCGTCAAATATTTGGCGGACATCAGCGGACTTCCGCTTGTCGGCGCTGACCACCTTGTCGATGCGACGCAAAATACGGACGCATATACGGAAGTATCAGCGGCATTGAAAGTCTGCATGATGAATATGTCCAAAATCGCCAATGACCTGAGATTAATGGCATCTGGTCCGCGCGCAGGACTGGCTGAGATTTCCCTTCCGGCAAGACAGCCGGGCTCGTCGATTATGCCGGGAAAAGTCAATCCTGTCATGGCTGAGCTGATTAACCAAATCGCCTTCCAAGTCATTGGGAACGACCATACGATCTGCCTCGCTTCTGAAGCAGGCCAGCTCGAACTGAATGTGATGGAGCCTGTGCTCGTGTTTAACCTTCTTCAATCGATCAGCATCATGAACAACGGATTCCGTTCCTTTACGGATCATTGTGTGACAGGCATTGAAGCGAATGAAAAACGGTTGAAAGCCTATGTTGAAAAAAGCGCCGGCGTTATTACGGCCGTCAACCCGCACCTCGGATATGAAGCGGCCGCCAGAATTGCGAGAGAAGCGATTCTGACAGGTCAATCGGTCCGCGATTTATGCCTGCAAAATGATGTATTGACAGAGGAAGAGCTCGATTTGATTTTAAATCCTTTTGAAATGACAAAACCGGGTATTGCCGGTGCGGAACTTTTGAATCGTGATTAA